Proteins from one Ananas comosus cultivar F153 linkage group 5, ASM154086v1, whole genome shotgun sequence genomic window:
- the LOC109711002 gene encoding uncharacterized protein LOC109711002 isoform X1 — protein MNKSQIGSVSGSDLIDAKLEEHRMCESKHCPSCGHKLDRKPDWFGLPAGVKFDPTDQELIEHLEAKVKLEESKSHPLIDEFIPTIEGEDGICYTHPEKLPGVTKDGLSRHFFHRPSKAYTTGTRKRRKIQADCEPQKGETRWHKTGKTRPVMVNGKQKGCKKILVLYTNFGKHRKPEKTNWVMHQYHLGEHEEEKEGELVVSKVFYQTQPRQCSYSDKNIGASESCSSKEVVRDEISGYSHIDMQQPMKHDSFSLASFRRSFDEGVEQVGMGEVPSKAREEHEEHEHFHRPAQQHHVNQEHRHGRQVAPTAAFHVSRPTSAISAIVSPPLQQQTSVVLDDPYHVSRIILQQTDKFQQQQQQQQKLEHRSTSGLEEVVMGCTSAGIKGETSIPHSQETWRYSYWSPDHPDHHG, from the exons GATTGGTTTGGGTTACCGGCCGGAGTAaagttcgatccgacggatcaAGAATTGATCGAACACCTCGAAGCGAAGGTTAAATTGGAAGAATCAAAATCTCACCCTTTAATAGATGAGTTCATACCCACAATCGAAGGAGAAGATGGTATCTGCTACACCCACCCTGAGAAACTACCAG GTGTAACAAAAGATGGCCTCAGCAGGCACTTCTTCCACCGGCCGTCGAAAGCCTACACCACGGGCACGCGTAAGCGGAGGAAGATCCAAGCCGACTGCGAGCCCCAGAAGGGCGAGACGCGGTGGCACAAGACGGGGAAGACGCGGCCCGTGATGGTGAACGGGAAACAGAAGGGGTGTAAGAAGATTCTGGTCCTGTATACGAACTTCGGGAAGCATCGGAAGCCGGAGAAAACCAACTGGGTCATGCACCAGTATCATCTCGGAGAGCacgaggaggagaaagaggggGAGTTGGTTGTTTCCAAGGTGTTCTATCAAACTCAGCCTAGGCAGTGTAGCTACTCGGATAAGAACATCGGAGCGTCGGAGAGTTGCTCGTCGAAGGAGGTGGTAAGGGATGAGATTTCTGGGTACAGTCATATTGATATGCAGCAGCCCATGAAGCATGATAGTTTCAGCCTTGCATCCTTTAGAAGAAGCTTTGATGAG GGTGTGGAACAGGTGGGCATGGGAGAGGTGCCATCCAAGGCTAgggaggagcatgaagagcatgAGCACTTCCACAGGCCAGCTCAGCAGCACCATGTGAACCAGGAGCACCGACACGGCCGCCAGGTGGCACCGACTGCTGCGTTCCACGTCAGCAGGCCGACGAGCGCCATCTCCGCCATCGTCTCCCCTCCGCTCCAACAACAGACTTCTGTTGTTCTTGATGACCCTTACCATGTCTCCAGGATTATTCTCCAACAAACCGATAAGTTTCAG cagcagcagcagcagcagcagaagcttGAACACAGATCTACTTCTGGACTTGAAGAAGTTGTAATGGGTTGCACTTCGGCAGGCATAAAAGGA GAAACATCAATTCCTCACTCCCAAGAGACGTGGCGCTACTCATACTGGTCACCTGACCACCCAGATCATCATGGGTAA
- the LOC109711002 gene encoding uncharacterized protein LOC109711002 isoform X2, giving the protein MNKSQIGSVSGSDLIDAKLEEHRMCESKHCPSCGHKLDRKPDWFGLPAGVKFDPTDQELIEHLEAKVKLEESKSHPLIDEFIPTIEGEDGICYTHPEKLPGVTKDGLSRHFFHRPSKAYTTGTRKRRKIQADCEPQKGETRWHKTGKTRPVMVNGKQKGCKKILVLYTNFGKHRKPEKTNWVMHQYHLGEHEEEKEGELVVSKVFYQTQPRQCSYSDKNIGASESCSSKEVVRDEISGYSHIDMQQPMKHDSFSLASFRRSFDEGVEQVGMGEVPSKAREEHEEHEHFHRPAQQHHVNQEHRHGRQVAPTAAFHVSRPTSAISAIVSPPLQQQTSVVLDDPYHVSRIILQQTDKFQQQQQQQKLEHRSTSGLEEVVMGCTSAGIKGETSIPHSQETWRYSYWSPDHPDHHG; this is encoded by the exons GATTGGTTTGGGTTACCGGCCGGAGTAaagttcgatccgacggatcaAGAATTGATCGAACACCTCGAAGCGAAGGTTAAATTGGAAGAATCAAAATCTCACCCTTTAATAGATGAGTTCATACCCACAATCGAAGGAGAAGATGGTATCTGCTACACCCACCCTGAGAAACTACCAG GTGTAACAAAAGATGGCCTCAGCAGGCACTTCTTCCACCGGCCGTCGAAAGCCTACACCACGGGCACGCGTAAGCGGAGGAAGATCCAAGCCGACTGCGAGCCCCAGAAGGGCGAGACGCGGTGGCACAAGACGGGGAAGACGCGGCCCGTGATGGTGAACGGGAAACAGAAGGGGTGTAAGAAGATTCTGGTCCTGTATACGAACTTCGGGAAGCATCGGAAGCCGGAGAAAACCAACTGGGTCATGCACCAGTATCATCTCGGAGAGCacgaggaggagaaagaggggGAGTTGGTTGTTTCCAAGGTGTTCTATCAAACTCAGCCTAGGCAGTGTAGCTACTCGGATAAGAACATCGGAGCGTCGGAGAGTTGCTCGTCGAAGGAGGTGGTAAGGGATGAGATTTCTGGGTACAGTCATATTGATATGCAGCAGCCCATGAAGCATGATAGTTTCAGCCTTGCATCCTTTAGAAGAAGCTTTGATGAG GGTGTGGAACAGGTGGGCATGGGAGAGGTGCCATCCAAGGCTAgggaggagcatgaagagcatgAGCACTTCCACAGGCCAGCTCAGCAGCACCATGTGAACCAGGAGCACCGACACGGCCGCCAGGTGGCACCGACTGCTGCGTTCCACGTCAGCAGGCCGACGAGCGCCATCTCCGCCATCGTCTCCCCTCCGCTCCAACAACAGACTTCTGTTGTTCTTGATGACCCTTACCATGTCTCCAGGATTATTCTCCAACAAACCGATAAGTTTCAG cagcagcagcagcagcagaagcttGAACACAGATCTACTTCTGGACTTGAAGAAGTTGTAATGGGTTGCACTTCGGCAGGCATAAAAGGA GAAACATCAATTCCTCACTCCCAAGAGACGTGGCGCTACTCATACTGGTCACCTGACCACCCAGATCATCATGGGTAA